The Emcibacter nanhaiensis genome has a window encoding:
- a CDS encoding YdcF family protein, protein MKLFYYIAISLFLIWLGGFGWFLHGLSAEQDLSARKADAIVVLTGGRNRLEEAAKLLKNHMGEKLFISGVNEVVTEQELYDYLDSGEELADCCIEIGREALNTEGNARETALWMTRNHYTSLRLVTSLEHMPRALVEMKRFMPETEIIGHPVGNWRPENTRFYSLAREYNKYVFSLVRAVLTDKLTSEKSLEEQPG, encoded by the coding sequence ATGAAGTTATTTTATTATATAGCAATAAGCCTTTTTCTGATCTGGCTGGGCGGCTTCGGCTGGTTCCTGCACGGGCTGTCGGCGGAACAGGACCTGTCTGCCCGGAAAGCCGATGCTATCGTGGTGCTGACCGGCGGCCGCAATCGTCTGGAAGAGGCGGCAAAACTTCTCAAAAACCACATGGGTGAGAAACTGTTCATCTCGGGGGTCAATGAAGTCGTCACCGAGCAGGAGCTTTATGACTATCTGGACAGCGGAGAAGAGCTTGCAGACTGCTGTATTGAAATCGGCCGGGAAGCACTGAACACCGAAGGCAACGCCCGCGAGACGGCGCTGTGGATGACCCGGAACCATTACACGTCGCTCCGTCTGGTCACCTCCCTGGAGCATATGCCCCGGGCCCTGGTGGAAATGAAACGCTTTATGCCGGAAACGGAAATCATTGGTCACCCGGTCGGAAACTGGCGGCCGGAAAATACCAGGTTCTATTCCCTGGCGCGGGAATATAATAAATATGTTTTCAGTCTTGTCAGAGCGGTTCTGACTGATAAATTGACGTCGGAAAAATCATTGGAGGAACAGCCCGGTTAA
- a CDS encoding lysophospholipid acyltransferase family protein — MLLPRKYLVKGQTLWSHSVVFLTRVIGGIRLEVRGRKNLPAEPSIVAMKHQSAFDTFIIHSLFKDPAIVMKAELLRIPIYGVFCRKSGMIPIDRSAGASSLRKMMKASGKALAAGRPVIIFPEGTRTLPGEHHPYQPGISGLYRHLDKPVVPVAVNSGLYWPKSGKVRPGGTIVIEFLEPIAPGMGKTEFLPLLEQQIESASQRLLPDPSGRENVT; from the coding sequence ATGCTGCTGCCTCGCAAGTATCTGGTCAAGGGGCAGACCCTGTGGTCGCACAGCGTGGTGTTCCTGACGAGGGTTATCGGCGGTATCCGGCTGGAGGTGCGGGGCCGGAAAAACCTGCCCGCTGAGCCCTCTATTGTGGCCATGAAGCATCAATCCGCCTTTGATACCTTTATCATTCATTCCCTGTTTAAAGATCCGGCCATCGTCATGAAGGCCGAACTGTTGCGTATTCCGATCTATGGGGTCTTCTGCCGCAAGTCCGGGATGATTCCCATTGACCGGAGCGCCGGCGCCAGTTCGCTGCGCAAGATGATGAAGGCCTCCGGCAAGGCCCTGGCGGCCGGCCGGCCGGTGATTATTTTTCCGGAAGGGACTCGCACCCTGCCGGGCGAACACCACCCTTATCAGCCGGGAATTTCCGGCCTTTACCGGCATCTGGACAAGCCGGTGGTGCCGGTTGCGGTAAATTCAGGACTATACTGGCCCAAGTCAGGAAAGGTCCGGCCGGGGGGGACCATCGTGATAGAATTTCTTGAGCCGATTGCGCCCGGAATGGGCAAGACGGAGTTCCTGCCCCTGCTGGAGCAGCAGATAGAGAGTGCCAGCCAGCGCCTTCTGCCCGACCCCTCCGGAAGGGAAAATGTTACCTGA
- a CDS encoding DUF2125 domain-containing protein, which produces MRFKALVVTVLLVVGGYTAFWFYIAGKVEEKARIWIAAQESRGVHAFYGDLAVEGFPYKIVVKLSELKVELAPELTRRGEANLIFPEVAIVAFPWKLNHAVLSSAYGDVVLGPMQSPDMTMAVDGLKASLVLDRDSRQPERLSLTSERLSWAYSSLGDKVPPSEARNLQLHVRRALEVTDGRQAMELPALLEVFLSAEDVVAHEIPVGIFGKKADLIRLHTVLHASEFPRYDREGLSRWRDEGGTLAVRTLEVRSGKMEFAMDGELTLDQDLKPLGAFSSQIRGLDHIVAVLSGHSGFQEEPGSMILEELKNMGENEGDKGKMLSLAISLQNGLLFLGPIPVYELAPLAAE; this is translated from the coding sequence ATGCGCTTTAAGGCTCTGGTTGTTACAGTATTGCTTGTGGTCGGGGGCTATACGGCCTTTTGGTTCTATATTGCCGGAAAAGTTGAAGAGAAAGCGAGAATCTGGATCGCCGCCCAGGAAAGCCGGGGCGTTCACGCCTTTTACGGCGACCTGGCCGTAGAGGGTTTCCCTTACAAGATCGTTGTCAAGCTGTCGGAATTGAAAGTTGAACTGGCGCCGGAGCTGACCCGGCGCGGTGAAGCGAATCTGATCTTTCCGGAAGTGGCCATTGTCGCGTTCCCCTGGAAGCTGAACCACGCGGTGCTGAGCAGCGCTTATGGCGACGTCGTCCTCGGGCCGATGCAGTCGCCGGATATGACCATGGCGGTGGACGGCCTGAAAGCCTCGCTGGTCCTGGACCGGGACAGTCGCCAGCCCGAGCGGTTATCGCTGACGTCGGAGCGCCTGTCCTGGGCCTACAGCAGTCTGGGGGACAAGGTGCCGCCGTCAGAAGCCCGTAACCTGCAGCTGCATGTGCGACGCGCCCTGGAGGTGACTGACGGCCGGCAGGCCATGGAGCTGCCGGCCCTGCTGGAAGTATTCCTTTCTGCCGAGGATGTGGTGGCCCATGAGATACCGGTGGGGATTTTTGGCAAAAAGGCAGATCTCATCCGCCTCCACACCGTTCTGCATGCGTCCGAATTTCCCCGCTATGACCGGGAGGGTCTGTCCAGATGGCGGGACGAGGGCGGCACCCTGGCTGTCCGTACGCTGGAAGTCCGTTCCGGCAAGATGGAATTTGCCATGGACGGGGAACTGACCCTGGATCAGGACCTGAAGCCGCTCGGCGCCTTCTCTTCCCAGATTCGGGGGCTGGACCATATCGTAGCGGTCTTGTCCGGCCACTCCGGCTTCCAGGAAGAGCCCGGCTCCATGATCCTCGAGGAACTGAAAAACATGGGTGAAAACGAGGGGGACAAGGGAAAAATGCTGTCCCTGGCGATCAGCCTGCAGAACGGCCTGCTTTTCCTCGGGCCGATCCCGGTCTATGAACTGGCCCCGCTGGCGGCGGAATAA
- a CDS encoding prephenate/arogenate dehydrogenase family protein: MTLFKQATIIGLGLIGSSVARALRENGVCEIIVACDASPECLDKVAELKLADKTEADLQKAVDGSDLVILATPVGTYGDIGQAIGQALDFGATVTDVGSVKGCVLKALSGVLPEHVHLIPGHPVAGTEQSGPEAGFASLFAGRWAILTPPQDADPEAVEKLKKMWEAFGSKVEIMTPEHHDLVLAITSHIPHLIAYNIVGTAHDLEGVTDSEVIKFSAGGFRDFTRIAASDPTMWRDVFLNNKEAVLEMLGRFTEDLTALQRAIRWGDGDALFNLFSHTREVRRQIIEAGQDEEAPDFGRPHEIPPEKQAKD, translated from the coding sequence ATGACCCTGTTTAAACAAGCCACCATCATCGGTTTAGGCCTGATCGGATCGTCCGTCGCCCGGGCGCTGCGGGAAAACGGCGTCTGCGAAATCATCGTTGCCTGTGACGCCAGCCCGGAGTGCCTCGACAAGGTGGCGGAACTGAAACTGGCGGACAAGACAGAAGCCGACCTGCAAAAGGCGGTCGACGGGTCAGACCTGGTGATCCTGGCGACGCCGGTCGGCACCTACGGCGACATCGGCCAGGCCATCGGCCAGGCCCTGGACTTTGGCGCCACCGTCACCGATGTGGGCTCGGTCAAGGGCTGTGTGCTCAAGGCCCTGAGCGGGGTGCTGCCCGAACATGTTCACCTGATCCCGGGCCACCCGGTCGCCGGGACCGAACAGTCCGGACCCGAGGCCGGATTCGCCAGCCTGTTTGCCGGGCGCTGGGCGATCCTGACGCCGCCGCAAGACGCCGATCCGGAGGCCGTGGAAAAACTGAAGAAAATGTGGGAAGCCTTTGGCAGCAAAGTGGAGATCATGACGCCGGAGCATCACGACCTGGTGCTGGCCATCACCTCCCATATACCCCACCTGATCGCCTATAACATCGTCGGCACCGCCCATGACCTTGAAGGGGTGACGGATTCGGAAGTGATCAAATTCTCCGCTGGTGGTTTCCGCGATTTCACCCGTATTGCCGCCTCAGATCCCACCATGTGGCGGGATGTGTTCCTGAACAACAAGGAGGCGGTGCTGGAGATGCTGGGCCGCTTCACCGAGGACCTGACCGCGCTGCAGCGGGCCATACGCTGGGGCGACGGCGACGCGCTGTTCAACCTGTTCAGCCACACCCGCGAGGTGCGCAGGCAGATCATCGAAGCCGGTCAGGACGAGGAAGCCCCGGATTTCGGTCGTCCCCACGAAATCCCGCCCGAGAAACAGGCAAAAGACTGA
- the hisC gene encoding histidinol-phosphate transaminase, giving the protein MSGLVPRPWIESLEVYEGGKSKTDGVAKAIKLSSNESALGPSPKAMEAYAAAVHTLHRYPDASYATLKQTIADKYGLEAKRIVCGIGSDEILKLACRAYVAPGDEVIYSRYGFMMYPIAAKSVGGVPVESEDKDYTADVDKILASVSDKTRLVFLANPNNPTGTYISVPEVERLHRGLPDNVLLVLDAAYAEFVAAQDYEAGIALASSASNVLMTRTFSKLYGLAALRLGWGYASADVAANLDRLRDPFNVPTPTELAGTAALTDIAFEEQAVAHNSHWLGWLTAEIGALGLQVVPSVTNFILIRFPGGEKSAEAANEFLLKKGYILRWLPGQGLGNCLRLTVGLEEDNRAVVALLKEFMDA; this is encoded by the coding sequence ATGAGCGGACTGGTCCCACGGCCGTGGATTGAAAGCCTTGAAGTATATGAAGGCGGCAAATCCAAGACAGATGGCGTGGCAAAAGCGATAAAACTATCCTCCAATGAATCAGCCCTGGGGCCGAGCCCCAAGGCCATGGAAGCCTATGCGGCCGCGGTTCATACCCTGCATCGCTATCCCGACGCCAGCTATGCGACCCTGAAACAGACCATCGCCGACAAATACGGCCTGGAGGCGAAACGGATCGTCTGCGGCATCGGCTCTGACGAAATCCTCAAGCTGGCCTGCCGCGCCTATGTGGCGCCGGGCGACGAGGTGATCTACAGCCGCTACGGCTTCATGATGTACCCCATCGCCGCCAAATCCGTCGGCGGCGTGCCGGTGGAATCGGAGGACAAGGACTATACCGCCGATGTGGACAAGATCCTGGCCAGCGTGAGCGACAAGACCCGGCTGGTGTTCCTGGCCAATCCCAACAATCCGACCGGCACCTATATCTCCGTTCCGGAAGTGGAACGTTTACATCGGGGGCTGCCGGACAATGTATTGCTGGTGCTGGATGCGGCCTATGCGGAATTTGTCGCCGCCCAGGATTACGAAGCCGGCATTGCGCTGGCGTCGTCAGCTTCCAATGTGCTGATGACCCGCACCTTCTCCAAGCTTTACGGCTTGGCGGCACTGCGGCTCGGCTGGGGCTATGCTTCGGCGGACGTGGCCGCCAACCTGGACCGGCTGCGCGACCCGTTCAATGTGCCGACCCCGACCGAGCTGGCCGGCACTGCCGCGCTCACCGATATCGCCTTCGAGGAACAGGCCGTGGCGCACAACAGCCACTGGCTCGGCTGGCTCACTGCGGAAATTGGCGCCCTCGGCCTGCAGGTGGTGCCGAGCGTGACCAATTTTATCCTGATCCGGTTCCCGGGCGGGGAAAAAAGCGCCGAAGCCGCCAATGAATTTTTACTGAAAAAGGGCTATATTCTGAGATGGCTGCCGGGCCAGGGGCTTGGCAACTGCCTGAGACTGACCGTCGGCCTGGAAGAGGACAACCGGGCGGTTGTCGCCCTGCTCAAGGAATTTATGGACGCCTGA